A stretch of the Opisthocomus hoazin isolate bOpiHoa1 chromosome 2, bOpiHoa1.hap1, whole genome shotgun sequence genome encodes the following:
- the MMUT gene encoding methylmalonyl-CoA mutase, mitochondrial isoform X1 produces the protein MRSAARAVGAGGGPELTPYSPASGADMLRAKDALLRLRPCRGTCRAQLPACQLAWRSLHRQQLHPEWAAFAEKQLKGKNPKDLIWHTPEGIDIKPLYSKRDTKDLPEELPGVKPFTRGPYPTMYTYRPWTIRQYAGFSTVEESNKFYKDNIKAGQQGLSVAFDLATHRGYDSDNPRVRGDVGMAGVAIDTVEDTKILFDGIPLEKMSVSMTMNGAVIPVLATFIVTGEEQGVPQAKLTGTIQNDILKEFMVRNTYIFPPEPSMRIIADIFQYTSKYMPKFNSISISGYHMQEAGADAILELAYTIADGLEYCRTGLKAGLTIDEFAPRLSFFWGIGMNFYMEIAKLRAGRRLWAHMVEKMFKPKNPKSLLLRAHCQTSGWSLTEQDPFNNIIRTTIEAMAAVFGGTQSLHTNSFDEALGLPTVKSARIARNTQIIIQEESGIPKVADPWGGSYLMECLTDDVYEAALKLVEEIEEMGGMAKAVAEGIPKLRIEECAARRQARIDSGSEVIVGVNKHQLEKEETVEVLAIDNTSVRNKQIEKIYKVKASRDQAAAQQCLAALTQCAATGEGNLLALAVEAARARCTVGEITDAMKKVFGEHKANDRMVSGAYIQEFGESDEILHAINRVNKFMDREGRRPRILVAKMGQDGHDRGAKVIATGFADLGFDVDIGPLFQTPREVAQQAVDADVHSVGVSTLAAGHKTLVPELIKELNALGRPDILVTCGGVIPPQDYEFLYEAGVTHVFGPGTRIPKAAVQVLDDIEKCLEKRQQSM, from the exons ATGCGCAGTGCCGCCCGGGCTGTGGGTGCCGGCGGAGGGCCCGAG ctTACCCCATACTCGCCAGCCAGTGGGGCAGACATGCTAAGAGCCAAGGATGCTCTCCTGCGCCTGCGGCCCTGCCGCGGCACGTGCCGGGCACAACTTCCAGCCTGCCAGCTCGCATGGCGTTCACTGCACAGGCAACAGCTGCACCCCGAATGGGCTGCCTTTgctgaaaagcagctgaaggGCAAGAATCCAAAGGATTTAATTTGGCACACCCCAGAGGGGATTGACATCAAACCCTTATACTCCAAAAGGGACACGAAAGACCTTCCTGAGGAGCTGCCAGGGGTGAAACCGTTCACTCGAGGACCCTACCCAACCATGTACACGTACAGGCCGTGGACTATCCGCCAGTACGCTGGCTTCAGCACAGTGGAGGAGAGCAACAAGTTCTACAAGGACAACATTAAAG CTGGCCAGCAGGGATTATCTGTTGCGTTTGATTTAGCCACCCATCGTGGTTATGATTCAGACAATCCACGAGTTCGAGGAGACGTTGGAATGGCTGGAGTTGCAATTGATACGGTGGAAGATACCAAGATCCTTTTTGATGGAATTCCTTTAGAGAAAATGTCAGTTTCTATGACGATGAACGGGGCAGTCATTCCCGTGTTGGCAACATTCATTGTAACTGGAGAAGAACAGGGAGTGCCTCAGGCCAAGCTGACAGGGACAATCCAAAATGACATCTTGAAGGAGTTCATGGtcagaaatacatacattttcCCCCCAGAACCATCCATGCGGATTATTGCTGACATCTTCCAGTACACCTCAAAG tataTGCCAAAATTTAATTCCATTTCAATCAGTGGGTACCATATGCAAGAGGCAGGAGCTGATGCCATTCTGGAATTAGCTTATACTATAGCAGATGGCTTGGAGTACTGCAGAACTGGACTTAAAGCTGGCCTTACCATTGATGAATTTGCACCAAG ACTCTCCTTCTTCTGGGGAATTGGCATGAACTTCTATATGGAAATAGCCAAGCTGAGAGCGGGGAGGCGGCTGTGGGCTCACATGGTAGAGAAAATGTTTAAGCCGAAGAATCCCAAATCTCTTCTGCTGAGAGCTCATTGTCAGACTTCGGGCTGGTCACTCACTGAGCAG GATCCCTTTAACAATATTATCCGTACTACAATTGAAGCAATGGCTGCAGTGTTTGGAGGTACGCAGTCTCTGCATACAAATTCATTTGATGAAGCCTTGGGTTTGCCTACAGTGAAGAGTGCTCGCATTGCTCGGAACACGCAGATCATAATTCAGGAGGAGTCAGGTATTCCTAAAGTGGCAGACCCCTGGGGGGGATCTTACCTCATGGAGTGCCTGACTGATGACGTCTATGAAGCTGCTCTAAAG CTTGTTGAGGAGATAGAAGAAATGGGTGGAATGGCCAAAGCTGTTGCTGAGGGAATTCCGAAACTTCGTATTGAAGAGTGTGCAGCCCGAAGACAAGCCAGGATTGACTCTG GGTCTGAAGTAATTGTTGGAGTAAACAAGCACCAGCTAGAAAAAGAAGAGACAGTCGAAGTTCTGGCTATTGATAACACTTCAGTCCGTAACAAGCAGATCGAAAAGATTTATAAG GTGAAGGCCAGTAGAGATCAAGCAGCAGCCCAGCAATGCCTCGCTGCTTTAACACAGTGTGCAGCTACTGGGGAAGGCAACTTACTGGCGCTTGCAGTGGAAGCAGCACGTGCAAG GTGCACCGTTGGAGAAATAACAGATGCAATGAAGAAGGTGTTTGGGGAGCATAAAGCCAATGACCGAATGGTGAGCGGAGCTTATATCCAGGAGTTTGGAGAGAGTGATGAAATTCTTCATGCCATCAATAG AGTTAACAAGTTCATGGATCGTGAGGGGCGCAGGCCTCGTATTCTTGTTGCAAAGATGGGTCAAGATGGCCATGACAGAGGAGCTAAAGTTATTGCTACAGGATTTGCAGACCTTGGCTTTGATGTGGACATAGGTCCCCTCTTCCAG ACACCTCGAGAAGTGGCCCAGCAGGCGGTTGATGCAGATGTGCACAGTGTCGGTGTGAGCACACTTGCAGCAGGACATAAAACTCTTGTGCCTGAGCTCATCAAAGAACTCAACGCCCTTGGACGGCCAGACATTCTTGTCACATGTGGAGGTGTCATCCCACCTCAG GATTACGAATTCCTGTATGAAGCTGGCGTTACCCATGTGTTTGGTCCAGGGACCCGTATTCCAAAAGCAGCTGTCCAAGTGTTGGATGATATTGAGAAGTGCCTGGAGAAGAGGCAGCAATCTATGTAA
- the MMUT gene encoding methylmalonyl-CoA mutase, mitochondrial isoform X2 yields the protein MLRAKDALLRLRPCRGTCRAQLPACQLAWRSLHRQQLHPEWAAFAEKQLKGKNPKDLIWHTPEGIDIKPLYSKRDTKDLPEELPGVKPFTRGPYPTMYTYRPWTIRQYAGFSTVEESNKFYKDNIKAGQQGLSVAFDLATHRGYDSDNPRVRGDVGMAGVAIDTVEDTKILFDGIPLEKMSVSMTMNGAVIPVLATFIVTGEEQGVPQAKLTGTIQNDILKEFMVRNTYIFPPEPSMRIIADIFQYTSKYMPKFNSISISGYHMQEAGADAILELAYTIADGLEYCRTGLKAGLTIDEFAPRLSFFWGIGMNFYMEIAKLRAGRRLWAHMVEKMFKPKNPKSLLLRAHCQTSGWSLTEQDPFNNIIRTTIEAMAAVFGGTQSLHTNSFDEALGLPTVKSARIARNTQIIIQEESGIPKVADPWGGSYLMECLTDDVYEAALKLVEEIEEMGGMAKAVAEGIPKLRIEECAARRQARIDSGSEVIVGVNKHQLEKEETVEVLAIDNTSVRNKQIEKIYKVKASRDQAAAQQCLAALTQCAATGEGNLLALAVEAARARCTVGEITDAMKKVFGEHKANDRMVSGAYIQEFGESDEILHAINRVNKFMDREGRRPRILVAKMGQDGHDRGAKVIATGFADLGFDVDIGPLFQTPREVAQQAVDADVHSVGVSTLAAGHKTLVPELIKELNALGRPDILVTCGGVIPPQDYEFLYEAGVTHVFGPGTRIPKAAVQVLDDIEKCLEKRQQSM from the exons ATGCTAAGAGCCAAGGATGCTCTCCTGCGCCTGCGGCCCTGCCGCGGCACGTGCCGGGCACAACTTCCAGCCTGCCAGCTCGCATGGCGTTCACTGCACAGGCAACAGCTGCACCCCGAATGGGCTGCCTTTgctgaaaagcagctgaaggGCAAGAATCCAAAGGATTTAATTTGGCACACCCCAGAGGGGATTGACATCAAACCCTTATACTCCAAAAGGGACACGAAAGACCTTCCTGAGGAGCTGCCAGGGGTGAAACCGTTCACTCGAGGACCCTACCCAACCATGTACACGTACAGGCCGTGGACTATCCGCCAGTACGCTGGCTTCAGCACAGTGGAGGAGAGCAACAAGTTCTACAAGGACAACATTAAAG CTGGCCAGCAGGGATTATCTGTTGCGTTTGATTTAGCCACCCATCGTGGTTATGATTCAGACAATCCACGAGTTCGAGGAGACGTTGGAATGGCTGGAGTTGCAATTGATACGGTGGAAGATACCAAGATCCTTTTTGATGGAATTCCTTTAGAGAAAATGTCAGTTTCTATGACGATGAACGGGGCAGTCATTCCCGTGTTGGCAACATTCATTGTAACTGGAGAAGAACAGGGAGTGCCTCAGGCCAAGCTGACAGGGACAATCCAAAATGACATCTTGAAGGAGTTCATGGtcagaaatacatacattttcCCCCCAGAACCATCCATGCGGATTATTGCTGACATCTTCCAGTACACCTCAAAG tataTGCCAAAATTTAATTCCATTTCAATCAGTGGGTACCATATGCAAGAGGCAGGAGCTGATGCCATTCTGGAATTAGCTTATACTATAGCAGATGGCTTGGAGTACTGCAGAACTGGACTTAAAGCTGGCCTTACCATTGATGAATTTGCACCAAG ACTCTCCTTCTTCTGGGGAATTGGCATGAACTTCTATATGGAAATAGCCAAGCTGAGAGCGGGGAGGCGGCTGTGGGCTCACATGGTAGAGAAAATGTTTAAGCCGAAGAATCCCAAATCTCTTCTGCTGAGAGCTCATTGTCAGACTTCGGGCTGGTCACTCACTGAGCAG GATCCCTTTAACAATATTATCCGTACTACAATTGAAGCAATGGCTGCAGTGTTTGGAGGTACGCAGTCTCTGCATACAAATTCATTTGATGAAGCCTTGGGTTTGCCTACAGTGAAGAGTGCTCGCATTGCTCGGAACACGCAGATCATAATTCAGGAGGAGTCAGGTATTCCTAAAGTGGCAGACCCCTGGGGGGGATCTTACCTCATGGAGTGCCTGACTGATGACGTCTATGAAGCTGCTCTAAAG CTTGTTGAGGAGATAGAAGAAATGGGTGGAATGGCCAAAGCTGTTGCTGAGGGAATTCCGAAACTTCGTATTGAAGAGTGTGCAGCCCGAAGACAAGCCAGGATTGACTCTG GGTCTGAAGTAATTGTTGGAGTAAACAAGCACCAGCTAGAAAAAGAAGAGACAGTCGAAGTTCTGGCTATTGATAACACTTCAGTCCGTAACAAGCAGATCGAAAAGATTTATAAG GTGAAGGCCAGTAGAGATCAAGCAGCAGCCCAGCAATGCCTCGCTGCTTTAACACAGTGTGCAGCTACTGGGGAAGGCAACTTACTGGCGCTTGCAGTGGAAGCAGCACGTGCAAG GTGCACCGTTGGAGAAATAACAGATGCAATGAAGAAGGTGTTTGGGGAGCATAAAGCCAATGACCGAATGGTGAGCGGAGCTTATATCCAGGAGTTTGGAGAGAGTGATGAAATTCTTCATGCCATCAATAG AGTTAACAAGTTCATGGATCGTGAGGGGCGCAGGCCTCGTATTCTTGTTGCAAAGATGGGTCAAGATGGCCATGACAGAGGAGCTAAAGTTATTGCTACAGGATTTGCAGACCTTGGCTTTGATGTGGACATAGGTCCCCTCTTCCAG ACACCTCGAGAAGTGGCCCAGCAGGCGGTTGATGCAGATGTGCACAGTGTCGGTGTGAGCACACTTGCAGCAGGACATAAAACTCTTGTGCCTGAGCTCATCAAAGAACTCAACGCCCTTGGACGGCCAGACATTCTTGTCACATGTGGAGGTGTCATCCCACCTCAG GATTACGAATTCCTGTATGAAGCTGGCGTTACCCATGTGTTTGGTCCAGGGACCCGTATTCCAAAAGCAGCTGTCCAAGTGTTGGATGATATTGAGAAGTGCCTGGAGAAGAGGCAGCAATCTATGTAA